From one uncultured Paludibacter sp. genomic stretch:
- the bkdR gene encoding Bkd operon transcriptional regulator, whose translation MYQLDKTDLQILRFLQEDGRLTTKDLAMKVNLSSTPVYDRVKRLEKEGFIKKYMAILDYEKLNRGFAVYCNVKLKQLNAVIANEFAEEIQKLPEVTECYNISGDFDYLLKIQAPDMKYYQHFLLNKLGKLSSISGIQSVFVMGDVKQPYEISIETRVNSSIEYYI comes from the coding sequence ATGTATCAACTCGATAAAACTGACTTGCAAATTCTTCGATTTTTACAAGAAGACGGTAGATTAACTACAAAGGACTTAGCGATGAAGGTAAATCTTTCATCTACACCCGTTTACGACAGGGTAAAAAGATTGGAAAAGGAAGGATTTATAAAAAAATATATGGCAATTCTTGATTATGAGAAACTCAACAGAGGATTTGCCGTGTATTGCAATGTGAAGTTAAAACAACTCAACGCTGTGATAGCTAATGAATTTGCAGAAGAAATACAAAAATTACCGGAAGTAACGGAATGCTATAATATTTCGGGAGATTTTGATTATTTGCTCAAAATTCAAGCTCCCGATATGAAATATTACCAGCATTTTTTACTGAATAAATTGGGAAAATTGAGCAGTATCAGTGGCATTCAGAGTGTGTTTGTGATGGGCGATGTGAAGCAACCGTACGAAATTAGTATTGAAACAAGGGTGAATTCTTCGATTGAGTATTACATCTAA
- the cysK gene encoding cysteine synthase A, O-acetylserine sulfhydrolase A subunit (Evidence 2a : Function from experimental evidences in other organisms; PubMedId : 2457575, 3062311, 3290198, 6302202, 8506346, 8774726, 9298646; Product type e : enzyme), with the protein MAKIANKITDLIGNTPLLQLNNFTSNKGLESNIIAKLEYYNPAGCVKERIAFAMIEDAEKRGLLNKDTEIIEPTSGNTGIGLAMVAASKGYKLTLTMPETMSIERRKLLKALGANLVLTPGAEGMKGAINKANELASAGNAFIPQQFDNPANPAIHEKTTGEEIWRDTDGKIDIFVAGVGTGGTISGAGKTLKKHNPDIKVVAVEPTDSPVLSGGNPGPHKIQGIGAGFIPKNYDGSVVDEIIQVSNDNAILASRQVSREEGLLVGISSGAALYAASQLALRPENKGKNIVVILPDTGERYLSTLLYDFDEYPL; encoded by the coding sequence ATGGCTAAAATAGCAAATAAAATTACAGATTTGATTGGAAATACTCCTTTATTGCAATTGAATAATTTCACTTCAAACAAAGGACTGGAATCCAACATTATTGCCAAGCTGGAATATTACAATCCTGCCGGCTGTGTAAAAGAGCGTATTGCGTTTGCAATGATTGAAGATGCTGAAAAGCGAGGACTTTTAAATAAAGATACCGAAATTATCGAACCCACAAGTGGAAACACAGGAATAGGTTTGGCAATGGTAGCGGCGTCGAAGGGTTATAAACTCACACTCACGATGCCTGAAACTATGAGTATTGAACGCCGCAAACTTCTGAAAGCGTTGGGAGCAAATTTGGTTCTTACACCCGGAGCGGAAGGAATGAAAGGCGCAATAAATAAAGCGAATGAACTTGCATCAGCTGGAAACGCTTTTATTCCGCAACAATTTGATAATCCTGCCAACCCTGCGATACACGAAAAAACTACCGGTGAAGAAATCTGGAGAGATACAGATGGAAAGATTGATATTTTTGTTGCAGGAGTTGGAACGGGCGGAACAATTAGCGGCGCCGGGAAAACCCTCAAAAAACACAATCCCGACATCAAAGTTGTAGCGGTAGAACCGACAGATTCGCCGGTTCTCTCCGGAGGAAATCCCGGACCGCATAAAATTCAGGGAATTGGAGCCGGATTTATTCCAAAAAACTACGATGGTTCTGTTGTGGATGAAATTATTCAGGTAAGCAATGACAATGCCATTCTTGCGTCAAGACAAGTATCGCGTGAAGAAGGACTTTTAGTGGGAATTTCATCGGGAGCCGCACTTTACGCCGCATCGCAATTGGCTTTGCGTCCCGAAAATAAAGGAAAAAACATTGTGGTAATTTTACCTGATACCGGAGAACGTTATCTTTCAACTCTTTTGTACGATTTTGACGAATATCCGTTGTAA
- a CDS encoding O-acetylhomoserine sulfhydrolase, translating to MSNNQLKFETLQIHAGQEVDKTTNSRAVPIYQTSSYVFDDAQHGADLFGLRKFGNIYTRLMNPTTDVFEKRVAALEGGVAALATASGHSAQFIALNTFLEIGDNFISSSHLYGGTYNQFKNQFKRLGVTVKFTENDAPESFEKLIDEKTKAIYIETIGNPDLSVADFDAIAAVAKKQDIPLIVDNTFAGAGYLFRPIEHGANVVVESATKWIGGHGTTLGGVIVDAGNFNWGNGKFPAFTEPNDSYHGLVFWDVFGANSPFGNIAFIIKARVEGLRDWGAAISPFNSFLLIQGLETLSLRMERHVQNTQTLAEWLEKHPKVEYVNYPGLKSNQYYANAQKYLPKGAGGVLTFKVKGDAENGDKLINNLELVSHLANVGDAKTLIIHPATTTHEQLSAEDQKKAGVEKGLLRVSVGIENIADIIDDFEQALDKL from the coding sequence ATGTCAAACAATCAGTTAAAATTTGAAACACTGCAAATACACGCAGGTCAGGAAGTGGATAAAACCACCAATTCCCGTGCTGTTCCTATATATCAAACCAGTTCTTATGTTTTTGATGATGCTCAACACGGCGCAGATTTATTCGGGTTACGGAAATTTGGTAATATTTATACACGTTTAATGAACCCGACTACCGATGTTTTTGAAAAACGCGTAGCTGCGCTCGAAGGTGGAGTTGCTGCATTAGCAACAGCTTCGGGACATTCCGCACAATTTATTGCGCTGAATACTTTTCTTGAAATTGGGGATAATTTTATCAGTTCATCCCATTTATACGGGGGAACTTACAATCAATTTAAAAATCAGTTCAAACGTTTGGGCGTTACCGTAAAGTTCACAGAAAACGATGCTCCTGAAAGTTTTGAAAAATTGATTGACGAAAAAACAAAAGCCATTTATATTGAAACTATCGGAAATCCCGATTTAAGCGTGGCGGATTTTGACGCTATCGCCGCTGTAGCAAAAAAACAGGATATTCCTTTGATTGTTGATAATACTTTTGCAGGAGCAGGTTATCTTTTTCGCCCGATTGAACACGGCGCAAATGTAGTGGTTGAAAGCGCTACAAAATGGATTGGAGGACACGGAACAACACTTGGCGGCGTAATTGTGGATGCCGGAAACTTCAATTGGGGAAATGGAAAATTTCCTGCATTTACAGAGCCCAACGACAGTTATCACGGATTGGTTTTTTGGGATGTTTTTGGCGCAAACAGTCCTTTTGGAAATATTGCCTTTATCATCAAAGCGCGTGTAGAAGGGCTTCGTGATTGGGGCGCGGCAATCAGTCCTTTCAACTCTTTCCTCTTAATTCAAGGATTGGAAACGCTTTCACTTCGTATGGAACGTCACGTTCAAAACACGCAAACACTTGCAGAATGGCTCGAAAAACATCCGAAAGTAGAATATGTGAATTACCCGGGATTGAAAAGCAATCAATATTATGCAAACGCACAAAAATACCTTCCAAAAGGTGCCGGTGGAGTTCTTACATTTAAAGTAAAAGGCGATGCTGAGAATGGCGACAAGTTGATTAACAATTTGGAACTTGTAAGTCATCTGGCAAATGTTGGAGATGCAAAAACGTTGATTATTCATCCTGCAACTACCACTCACGAGCAACTTTCAGCCGAAGATCAAAAGAAAGCCGGCGTAGAAAAAGGATTGTTGCGCGTTTCGGTAGGAATTGAAAATATTGCCGATATAATTGATGATTTTGAACAAGCTTTGGATAAACTATAA
- a CDS encoding Glycosyltransferase 28 domain protein: protein MNGGEKILVCPLNWGLGHASRCVPIIHTELEKGNEEVIASDGFPLKFLQQQFPELRTIEFPSYPVKYSKGKSQFWAMLVFLPKLLNGIKQENKRLKQILEQEHFDVVISDNRFGLWNKNVHSVYITHQIMVKMPKILRFLECVGYRLHKYIIEKYNECWIPDFEKNGGLSGDLSHKYPLPKNAKFIGTLSRFTELKKINPNDDFETVVVISGVEPQRTIFENSMIEKYQNQKEKTLIVQGLPSKENHLKTIGNITLLSHLGSKELAAALKGCNKIVCRAGYSTIMDLDALDCLQKAIFYPTPGQTEQEYLAEYHSKK, encoded by the coding sequence TTGAATGGAGGAGAAAAAATACTTGTCTGCCCTCTGAATTGGGGATTAGGACACGCTTCGAGGTGTGTTCCGATTATTCACACGGAATTGGAAAAAGGAAACGAAGAAGTAATTGCCTCTGATGGTTTTCCTCTGAAGTTTTTGCAACAACAATTTCCTGAATTACGCACCATTGAATTTCCATCTTATCCTGTTAAATACTCCAAAGGCAAATCGCAATTTTGGGCAATGTTGGTTTTTTTACCCAAACTTCTCAATGGAATAAAGCAAGAAAATAAGCGGCTGAAACAAATTTTAGAACAAGAACATTTTGATGTTGTGATTTCCGATAATCGTTTCGGATTGTGGAATAAGAATGTTCATTCGGTTTATATTACGCATCAAATAATGGTAAAAATGCCGAAAATATTGCGTTTTTTAGAATGTGTAGGTTATCGTTTGCACAAATACATCATTGAAAAATACAATGAATGTTGGATACCGGATTTTGAAAAAAACGGAGGACTTTCCGGAGATTTATCGCATAAATATCCGTTACCAAAAAATGCAAAATTTATCGGAACTCTTTCCCGATTTACTGAATTAAAAAAAATCAATCCCAATGATGATTTTGAAACGGTTGTTGTTATTTCGGGAGTGGAACCGCAACGCACTATTTTTGAAAATTCGATGATTGAAAAATATCAAAATCAAAAGGAAAAAACGTTGATTGTTCAAGGGTTGCCATCAAAAGAAAATCATCTAAAAACAATTGGAAATATCACGCTTCTTTCTCATTTAGGAAGCAAAGAATTAGCTGCGGCGTTGAAAGGATGTAATAAGATTGTATGTCGTGCAGGTTACAGCACAATTATGGATTTGGATGCTTTAGATTGCTTGCAAAAGGCAATTTTTTATCCTACTCCGGGACAAACGGAACAGGAATATTTGGCAGAATATCATTCAAAAAAATAA
- a CDS encoding membrane hypothetical protein (Evidence 5 : Unknown function), producing MTYEELINSPEYEKLDAFSHKNMKHVVMKEMGDGGSWSATSNMYQVMGLIAIMIGGFKAFMPFIKHREFDNLVGLACGILFSVTFLIAVHELIHAAAYKLVGAKKLSFGMRVRKFLFFVLADKQVLTFRQFKIVALAPVITIAVLTIIGMVLTYNQPMFYFFLSIFGIHSLFCGGDFGLLSYFENREDKEILTFDIKEEGKTYFYVKKEE from the coding sequence ATGACATACGAAGAATTAATAAATAGTCCCGAATACGAAAAATTAGACGCTTTTTCCCACAAAAATATGAAACATGTGGTGATGAAGGAAATGGGCGATGGTGGAAGTTGGTCTGCCACTTCCAATATGTATCAGGTCATGGGATTGATTGCCATTATGATAGGCGGTTTCAAAGCGTTTATGCCGTTTATAAAACATCGGGAATTCGATAATTTAGTGGGGTTAGCTTGCGGAATACTTTTTTCAGTAACTTTTCTTATAGCTGTTCACGAATTAATACATGCAGCAGCATATAAACTCGTTGGTGCGAAAAAACTTTCGTTCGGTATGCGCGTAAGGAAATTTTTATTTTTCGTACTGGCAGATAAACAAGTGCTTACTTTCAGACAATTTAAAATTGTTGCATTAGCGCCGGTAATTACAATAGCTGTTCTTACTATTATCGGAATGGTTTTAACGTACAATCAACCTATGTTTTATTTCTTTTTAAGTATTTTTGGTATTCACAGTTTGTTTTGCGGAGGAGATTTTGGGTTGCTTTCCTATTTTGAAAATCGTGAAGATAAAGAAATTCTCACTTTCGATATAAAAGAAGAAGGAAAAACGTATTTCTATGTGAAGAAGGAAGAATAA
- the punA gene encoding Purine nucleoside phosphorylase 1 yields the protein MLEKIQETADFIKSKVAVLPKTGIILGTGLGNLVIQITEKQEIPYENIPNFPISTVEGHSGKLIFGKLGDVKILAMQGRFHYYEGYDMKQVTFPVRVMKALGIENLLVSNASGGMHPDFEIGDLMIITDHINLFPEHPLRGKNYKELGVRFPDMSDAYDKELIAKAKEIAKRNNIKVVEGVYVGTSGPTFETPAEYRYFRICGGDAVGMSTVPEVIVANHAGIRVFGMSIITDLGVPGKIVEVSHEEVQEIGNKVQPLMTQIMKELVAEI from the coding sequence ATGTTGGAAAAAATTCAAGAAACCGCTGATTTTATTAAATCAAAAGTAGCAGTACTGCCTAAAACAGGTATTATTCTCGGTACGGGTTTGGGTAATTTAGTTATACAAATTACTGAAAAACAAGAAATTCCTTATGAAAATATTCCGAATTTCCCGATTTCAACCGTTGAAGGACACAGCGGAAAACTTATTTTCGGAAAATTAGGCGATGTAAAAATACTTGCGATGCAAGGTCGTTTTCATTATTATGAAGGATACGATATGAAACAGGTTACTTTTCCGGTGCGCGTAATGAAAGCGCTCGGAATAGAAAATCTTCTTGTTTCCAATGCTTCAGGCGGGATGCATCCCGATTTTGAAATCGGCGATTTGATGATTATCACCGATCATATCAATTTGTTTCCCGAGCATCCTTTACGTGGCAAAAATTACAAGGAACTTGGTGTGCGTTTTCCTGATATGAGCGACGCTTACGATAAAGAATTGATTGCAAAAGCGAAAGAAATTGCAAAACGCAACAACATCAAAGTAGTGGAAGGAGTTTATGTAGGAACATCGGGACCAACTTTTGAAACGCCTGCTGAATATCGTTATTTCCGCATTTGTGGAGGCGATGCTGTTGGAATGAGTACTGTTCCTGAGGTAATTGTAGCAAATCACGCCGGAATTCGTGTTTTTGGTATGTCGATAATTACAGATTTAGGCGTTCCGGGAAAAATTGTGGAAGTTTCGCACGAAGAAGTTCAAGAAATTGGAAACAAAGTGCAACCGCTTATGACGCAGATAATGAAAGAATTAGTTGCAGAAATATAA
- the lpxK gene encoding Tetraacyldisaccharide 4'-kinase: MMEVRNLFFRKRIFTSTSFPLPIISIGNLAVGGTGKTPHIEFLIRLLKDEYKTAVLSRGYKRKTKGFVKADEYTTANEIGDEPFQIHSKFSEISVFVDEKRVHGVNKILQIKPDTEVILLDDAYQHQYIKPGLSILLTDFSKPFTQDFVLPYGSLRERRKNADRADIIMVTKCPLDTKSEDIQRITKEINPKSYQHIFFSGLEYGEIYPVFDGEKIDNKKLKNLDILLVSAIVNPFPMINYIEKLAKSIETITFADHHYFSEKELKEIEEKTGNKIILTTEKDAARLKSMNYMNEELKKKIYALPLHIKILNNQENIFNQKIYDYVGKNSRNR; this comes from the coding sequence ATGATGGAAGTGAGAAATTTGTTTTTCAGAAAAAGAATATTTACTTCCACATCTTTTCCATTACCAATTATAAGTATTGGAAATTTAGCTGTAGGCGGCACAGGAAAAACACCACATATTGAGTTCTTAATCCGTTTGTTGAAAGACGAATATAAAACGGCAGTTTTGAGTCGCGGTTATAAACGAAAAACGAAAGGATTTGTTAAAGCCGATGAATATACCACAGCCAATGAAATTGGAGACGAACCTTTTCAAATTCATTCCAAATTTTCTGAAATATCCGTTTTTGTAGATGAGAAACGCGTGCATGGAGTAAATAAAATTCTTCAAATCAAACCAGATACGGAAGTAATTTTATTGGATGATGCTTATCAACATCAATACATCAAACCCGGATTATCCATTTTACTTACTGATTTTTCAAAACCGTTTACACAAGATTTTGTGTTGCCTTACGGAAGCCTTCGCGAGCGAAGAAAAAATGCAGATAGAGCTGATATAATTATGGTTACAAAATGTCCGCTGGATACTAAAAGCGAAGATATTCAGCGTATTACAAAAGAAATCAATCCAAAATCATATCAACATATTTTTTTCTCAGGTTTGGAGTATGGAGAAATTTATCCTGTTTTTGACGGAGAAAAAATAGACAATAAAAAGTTGAAAAATTTGGATATTTTGTTGGTTTCGGCAATTGTTAATCCTTTTCCAATGATAAATTATATAGAAAAATTGGCTAAATCGATAGAAACAATTACTTTTGCCGACCATCATTATTTTTCGGAAAAGGAATTAAAAGAAATAGAGGAAAAAACGGGAAATAAAATAATTTTAACCACAGAAAAAGATGCGGCTCGCTTAAAGTCAATGAATTATATGAATGAGGAATTGAAAAAGAAGATTTATGCGTTGCCCTTGCATATAAAAATATTAAATAACCAAGAAAACATATTTAATCAAAAAATTTACGATTATGTTGGAAAAAATTCAAGAAACCGCTGA
- a CDS encoding Signal peptide peptidase A, whose product MKQFLKFTLATIVGIIITTFLGIILFMGFIGIVASSTDKVVKLKPNSVYRLELNGNLVERSQDNPFSGFFVTPFGRAKEKSIGLDDVLANIEKAKNNDNIKGIYLEAGALSAGYASVKEIRDALEDFKKSGKFIVAYADVYTQKMYYLCSVADKMLLNPQGMIDFQGLSSQTMFFKKALDKLGVEMQVVKVGTFKSAVEPFIMDKMSDANKEQVTVFANSIWKNLLNEISVSRKISIDSLNTLADQMMLFQPVDKALKAKMIDSLVYVDGVDSVINNEYLKQDRDESIYYVSNSELVKVSSNKKLEKEKVAVIYAFGGIDMDGGEDGIVSQDLVKTINDVRQEKTIKAVVFRVNSPGGSAYGSEQILNAIKQLKKEKPVIVSMGDYAASGGYYISCAADTIIAQPNTLTGSIGIFGIIPNVKGLYDKLGLSTDGIKTNKMSDAISVTRPFTPEERNLMQSYVNRGYELFVSRCAEGRGKTPDQIKAIAEGRVWTGEDAMKLGLVDKLGTINDAIALAAKKANLTQYNVKTYPEKEDFFTRFIKEFEDASEIRIVKKQLGENYFILQQIKQAQKMNGIYALMPFDVTFN is encoded by the coding sequence ATGAAACAATTTCTTAAATTTACACTTGCCACCATTGTGGGTATTATTATTACCACTTTTCTTGGAATAATATTATTTATGGGTTTTATTGGCATCGTTGCAAGTTCTACCGATAAGGTTGTGAAGTTAAAGCCGAATTCTGTTTATAGATTGGAACTGAATGGTAATTTGGTAGAACGTTCGCAGGATAATCCGTTCTCAGGTTTTTTTGTTACGCCGTTTGGACGTGCGAAAGAAAAAAGTATCGGACTTGATGATGTTCTCGCCAACATTGAAAAAGCCAAAAACAATGATAACATCAAGGGTATTTATTTGGAAGCCGGAGCATTATCTGCAGGATACGCATCGGTAAAAGAAATACGTGATGCTTTGGAGGATTTTAAGAAGTCGGGAAAATTCATTGTTGCTTACGCCGATGTTTATACACAAAAAATGTATTATCTCTGTTCGGTAGCCGATAAAATGTTGCTTAATCCACAAGGAATGATCGATTTTCAAGGACTTTCATCTCAAACTATGTTTTTCAAAAAAGCGTTAGACAAATTAGGTGTTGAAATGCAAGTTGTTAAAGTTGGTACCTTTAAATCTGCTGTTGAACCATTTATTATGGATAAAATGAGCGATGCAAATAAGGAACAAGTTACCGTTTTTGCTAATTCTATTTGGAAAAATCTGTTGAATGAAATTTCCGTTTCCAGAAAAATTTCTATTGATTCATTAAATACACTTGCCGATCAAATGATGTTGTTTCAGCCGGTGGATAAAGCCCTAAAAGCTAAAATGATTGATTCGCTGGTATATGTTGATGGAGTGGATTCGGTTATAAATAATGAATATTTAAAACAAGACAGGGATGAAAGCATATATTATGTGTCTAATTCAGAGTTAGTTAAAGTTTCGTCTAATAAAAAATTAGAAAAAGAAAAAGTGGCAGTAATTTATGCTTTTGGCGGAATTGATATGGATGGTGGAGAAGATGGAATTGTTTCTCAAGATTTGGTAAAAACCATTAATGATGTACGCCAAGAAAAAACAATAAAAGCAGTTGTTTTCCGTGTAAATTCGCCCGGAGGAAGCGCTTATGGTTCGGAACAAATTCTCAATGCTATAAAGCAACTCAAAAAGGAAAAACCCGTTATTGTTTCAATGGGTGATTATGCTGCATCCGGAGGTTATTATATTTCTTGCGCTGCCGATACTATTATTGCCCAACCAAACACACTCACGGGCTCTATCGGTATTTTTGGAATTATTCCCAACGTAAAAGGATTGTATGATAAATTAGGACTTTCAACAGATGGAATAAAAACCAATAAAATGAGCGATGCTATTTCAGTTACTCGCCCGTTTACACCTGAAGAACGTAATTTAATGCAGAGTTATGTAAACCGTGGTTATGAACTTTTTGTAAGTCGATGCGCTGAAGGCAGAGGAAAAACGCCGGATCAAATTAAAGCAATTGCTGAAGGTCGTGTGTGGACAGGCGAAGATGCTATGAAACTTGGACTTGTGGACAAATTAGGAACAATTAATGATGCTATTGCATTGGCAGCAAAAAAAGCAAATCTTACCCAGTATAACGTAAAAACATATCCTGAAAAAGAAGATTTTTTCACTCGTTTTATAAAAGAATTTGAAGATGCGTCAGAAATACGTATTGTAAAAAAACAATTGGGAGAAAATTATTTTATCCTGCAACAAATTAAGCAAGCTCAAAAAATGAATGGAATATATGCACTGATGCCTTTTGATGTAACGTTTAATTAG
- the trxA gene encoding Thioredoxin — MSSFQEIINSGQPVLVDFYATWCGPCKAVSPIVEAVGKEVQGKARVLKVDVDKNQQIAAALQIRAVPTLAIFKNGKVVWKHSGGMDKQSLLNTVLSFV, encoded by the coding sequence ATGAGTTCATTTCAAGAAATTATTAATTCCGGTCAGCCCGTACTGGTAGATTTTTATGCGACCTGGTGCGGACCGTGTAAAGCGGTTTCACCTATTGTTGAAGCTGTAGGAAAAGAAGTACAAGGGAAAGCTCGCGTACTGAAAGTGGATGTAGATAAAAATCAGCAGATTGCTGCTGCTTTGCAAATTCGGGCAGTTCCTACTTTGGCAATATTTAAAAACGGAAAAGTGGTTTGGAAACATTCGGGCGGAATGGATAAACAATCGCTTTTAAATACGGTTTTATCGTTTGTTTAA
- a CDS encoding Heat shock protein Hsp20 translates to MSLVRFSQTPWFDRFFDNGELMDWSNKNYSKTNTTLPSVNVKENENEYQIEVAVPGFDKKDFKIEVHNDVLSISSEKKENSEEKDENGRYTKREFSYQSFCRSFTLPHTVDGEKIEANYDKGILNVVIPKREEAKPKAPRTVEIK, encoded by the coding sequence ATGTCATTAGTAAGATTTTCACAAACGCCTTGGTTTGACCGTTTCTTTGATAATGGAGAATTAATGGATTGGTCAAACAAAAATTACTCAAAAACAAACACTACATTGCCTTCGGTAAATGTAAAAGAAAACGAAAATGAGTATCAAATTGAAGTAGCAGTTCCCGGTTTTGACAAAAAAGATTTCAAAATCGAGGTTCATAATGATGTTCTTTCCATTTCGTCTGAGAAAAAGGAAAATAGTGAAGAAAAAGACGAAAATGGTCGTTACACAAAACGTGAGTTTAGTTATCAATCATTCTGTCGCTCGTTTACACTGCCACATACCGTTGACGGTGAAAAAATCGAAGCAAATTATGACAAAGGTATTTTGAATGTTGTAATTCCTAAAAGGGAAGAAGCAAAACCAAAAGCGCCTCGTACAGTAGAGATAAAATAA
- a CDS encoding hypothetical protein (Evidence 5 : Unknown function) produces MSLICFPFQIMKKHNILVIIKIKEKTPQKTRHFDSIFISVFGYL; encoded by the coding sequence ATGTCATTAATCTGTTTTCCTTTTCAAATCATGAAAAAACATAACATTTTGGTTATCATAAAAATAAAAGAAAAAACACCTCAAAAAACAAGACATTTTGACAGCATTTTTATTAGTGTTTTTGGTTATCTATAA
- a CDS encoding exported hypothetical protein (Evidence 5 : Unknown function) gives MIHMLKVRSVLVRFLFLHIIFFSVFLADASAQGSFSSSQLGETSVYAATGITKLYGDIGGYVAEKFALVDINTSLAVGFRYTTPFRIGFSFLTEINNHYQGDDKGTHLNYRQMAFKSRQWGYSGQLEITLLGGSYMKDFNPNNIYMFGGGGYSYAKARFLNPDLIRSSDKVKYKEQSPCIYGGFGYQYRLNDQFSLGAEYRATQFFSDFIDGYHPKFSKRDDMSMDFRVIAAYYFEINLSRRKKWDCHCDY, from the coding sequence ATGATACACATGTTGAAGGTTAGAAGCGTTTTAGTTAGATTTTTATTTTTGCACATTATTTTCTTTTCAGTTTTTCTTGCCGACGCTTCTGCTCAGGGGAGTTTTTCTTCATCTCAATTAGGGGAAACCTCTGTTTATGCAGCAACCGGAATTACAAAACTTTATGGAGACATTGGCGGATATGTTGCTGAAAAATTTGCATTAGTTGATATTAATACGTCACTTGCTGTAGGATTCAGATACACTACTCCTTTCCGAATAGGGTTTTCTTTCTTGACCGAAATCAATAATCATTATCAAGGAGACGATAAGGGAACTCACTTAAACTATCGTCAAATGGCGTTTAAATCAAGACAATGGGGCTATAGCGGACAGTTGGAAATAACACTTTTGGGCGGTAGTTATATGAAGGATTTCAATCCAAACAATATTTATATGTTTGGCGGTGGCGGATATTCTTATGCAAAAGCACGTTTTTTAAATCCGGATTTAATTCGTTCTTCCGACAAAGTTAAATATAAGGAACAATCTCCATGTATCTATGGCGGATTTGGATATCAATATCGTTTAAATGACCAGTTTTCTTTAGGTGCGGAATATAGAGCCACGCAATTTTTCTCAGACTTTATTGATGGATACCATCCTAAATTTTCAAAAAGAGATGATATGTCGATGGATTTTCGAGTGATTGCTGCTTATTATTTCGAAATAAATCTCTCCAGGCGTAAAAAATGGGATTGTCACTGCGATTATTGA